In Melanotaenia boesemani isolate fMelBoe1 chromosome 1, fMelBoe1.pri, whole genome shotgun sequence, the genomic window TGtggtttttgctgttttattgtatgttttcaATTTCACTTATGTTTCTGCCATCTTTACATTTGTCTGCTTCAGTCTTCAGTTTGGAGAATTCATCGCATTTAAGATCATAGTTTTAGCATTGGGCATTACCCTCTTATCCCCACTTTTATCTGCCCAACACAGGAAGCTCAGGTGGCATCTGTGAAAGGAGCAGACTGTATTCTGATGGGAAGTGGAAGTCTCTCAACACTGGTATCATCACTGTGCAGAACTACGCCTCCCATGTCCCTCCCAAGGTGTCACACATTACCTTTGCGCATGAAGTAGGACACAACTTTGGCTCTCCTGTGAGTACTATGACATAAAAAACTTTGGTCTTTGGCACTAAGCTGCTTTCATTTGGAAAGCCATTCCATATACAAACATTGTGGTAAAGGTCTCTGCCTTCTGGTTcttattttctattgtttttccAGCATGATTCTGGGATTGAATGCACCCCGGGAGAGTCTAAGGAGCAAATCAATAAGGAGCGTGGAAACTACATCATGTATGCCAGGGCCACATCAGGGGACAAACTCAACAACAACAAGTTCTCAATCTGCAGCATCCGCAATATAAGTGCCGTTCTGACTAAGAAGAGAGACAACTGTTTTGTTGGTAAATTCCCTCTTATGAGCATATCCTTAACCCTTTTGAACGTGAGACAGAAGGATTATGTTTTCAAtttggtgtgtgtttgcttgtatGTACAGAGTCCGGCCAGCCTATCTGTGGTAATGGATTAGTGGAAGGAGGAGAGCAGTGTGACTGCGGCTACAGCGATCAGTGTACAGATCTCTGCTGCTATAGTGCcaatgaagaagaagacaaaaaatgCAAACTTAAACCAGGCAAAGTCTGCAGGTCAGAGCACAATTTAATATAGAAATTTCAACCTCAAAATACTGAAGTAAATTAAGTTTTgattgtacattttttattcttttacacaGTCCGAGCCAAGGTCCATGTTGCACACCTGAGTGTACATTCAAGGACTCAAGTCAAGGGTGTAGACCGGAATCAGAGTGTGCTCAACAAGGCAGGTGCAATGGACTTGCTGCTGTGTGTCCAACCTCAGAACCAAAGGGGAACTTAACCTCTtgcaacaaagaaacacaagtttGCCTCAATGGGGTAggctaatatttatttttcttatctcATCAAACCAGATTGtgagtttatgtttttatgaaacattttttaagctttttttctttttcttcccctgTTGcctgctgttttaatttttttttttatttaattttttttttacctaaaggTCTGTTCTGGTTCAATTTGTGAGAAGTATAAGCTTGAGGTATGCACCTGCGCCAGCCAAGAGGGTCCGGATGAGGCAGCTGAGCTGTGCCATGTGTGCTGTATGGAAAAAGGTAGGTGACAGGCTGCACTGGAAATGGATCAAAATATTCAACTTCTTTAGTAATTTGAAACTATAATTATCCAATATGTCAATCATACATTATTTATTGATATACACGTGACAACAGCTGGCTGTTAgtgttgttgttgctgaaggatttttttctttagtagcTTTTCTCTTTCAATGAAAACTCAGTATATTTGACTTTACATctattaatttagaaaaatggaTCTCATCAGATTTATAATCTCAGAAAGTCTCATGACCAAGAAAGGCAGCAGTTATGGCTAGTGGTCATTCTGTCTCCCATAGAATGAGGTCATACTTATGACTGTATGAGGGGCGTAAGGGGGAGTTCATCTTGCAACATACCTTTTtctaatccatccatccgtccatctgtccgtccatccattcattcattcattcattttctatcgCTTATCTGGGGTCGGGCCATGGGGGCAGCTTCTTAAGCAGGGAAaaccagacttccctctccccggccacattcgcAAGCTCATCCAGGTGGACTCCAAGGCATTctcaggccagccgagagatgtagtccctccagatTGTCCTTggtcttccccggggtctcctcccagtgggGCATCCCCGGAAcgcctcaccagggaggcttccaggaggcatcctgaccagatgctcGAGCCACCTGATCTGGCTCATCTCAATGCaaaggagcagcgactctactttGGGCCCTTCCCGGATcacaagcttctcaccctatctctaagggagagcccggccaccatACAGAGAAAATTCATtctggctgcttgtattcgcgatctcgttcttttggtcactacccacagcttgtgaccataggtgagggtaggaacacaGATTGACctgtaaatcgagagctttgtcttttggctcagctccttcttcaccacgacagactgaagcagagtccgcatcactgcagacgccgcaccgatctgcttgtcgatctcctgctccatccttccctcactcgtgaacaagacccttagatacttgaactcctccacttgaggTAGAACCTCATTCCCAACGTGGAGAAAatactccacccttttccagctgaggaccatggtcttgtcTCAGGacagacccaatcctgaggccaccaaaccagatcccctcaacaccccgtggctgcacctagaaattctgtccataaaagtggAGTCCAACTCACAGTGGAAACAagtctgatttactgccggaaATGCGGGTCAGGCTCTGGCACAGTTGTACAGGGACAGCACAGTTCATACAAGAGGATCTGGCACTCGATACTCCTGTAGCACTTCCCACAGGACTCCTCAGGGTACATGGTATAACGCCTTCTCCAAGCCcataaagcacatgtagactggttgaccgaactcccatgccccctccaagaccctgaaaagggtgtagagctggtccactggtCCACGAcggggatgaaaaccacactgctcctcctcaatccaaggtttgGCTGTttgatggaccctcctctccaggacccctgaatagagtCGGGGGGCAATTAGTATACCCACACcagctcggcgcctctcactcTGCACCCGGCCCCATGGCCCCTCCTCCAGATGGTGAGTCCACAGgagggggcccatgtcacccttttgagCTGAGCCCGACTGGGCCCcgtgggcaaaggcccggccaccaggcacTTGCCTCCATGCTCCACCTTTTTcttagatatatatattttattttaatttcattcaatTTATTTACAAGAATGTCTTCCAACTGACATGCGGTCCTTATTTATTCTGTTACTCAACTCGCAGACTACCGAGAAGTCAGCCTttatatttaagtatttttatagATATAGAATATGTGATCCCCCGTTCTGTGCTTGAAGCAGGGAGTAACAACTCAATGGAAAGATTTGTTCAGAATTTTTCTAGATTCTTAGTTAGGTGCATTTTGGAAGGAAAAAATGTTGGTGACAGTAGGTAGCATTTCTAAAATGACTGTCAGTCTGTTTTGTGTTGAGCAGGGAATGGCCGATGTATTAAcgatgtgtgtgagagagagggaggTAGGGGGTCTGAATTGAAGCACTGTGCCGTGCTCTGCAGTTGTAGATTTTACCTCTTTTGGtttctagaaaataaaaatatgagcaGGTTGTCAGATATATGTAAGGAGTAGTTAATATACTTTACTCAAGTATAAACTTTGTGGAAAAATCCTTGGCCATTTCAGGCCAAACAGAGGGAGTAATGGAACGACTTAACATTTGTCAATAAGAGTACCTGCCTCCAGGTTATTTCAAAAGatcttatttttactttgctAGAACAGCTTCTTAGTTTAGGCTGTTTTTGTATTGTCTGTACTTAAaaatttcctctctttttttccacaggaGAACCCAGTACCTGCAGTAGCACCGGCTCAGACAAATGGGTGGGTTTCTTCAATAGAAAGGTGACAACGCTGCAGCCTGGGTCCCCCTGCAACGACTTTAAGGGATACTGTGACGTGTTCATGAGGTGTCGCTTGGTGGATGCTGATGGGCCTTTGGCCAGGCTGAAGAAAGCCATCTTCAATCCAGAACTCTATGAGAATATTGCAGAGTGGATAGTGGTGAGTGTCCAGTAAAGGATTATATGTAACATATTTCCTTTAGAGCCAAAGAGTGACCAATAAATGTCTGctaacaataaaacaactagGCAAAAAAACAGTTTCTGCAGTGgttcttgtctgtttttattttttttttgttatgtttttttattttaacatattgtCTGCTATTTAGGCTCACTGGTGGGCTGTGCTGTTGATGGGCGTCGCTCTAATTATGCTAATGGCAGGCTTCATTAAGATCTGCAGCGTCCACACCCCCAGCAACAACCCCAAACTTCCACCGCCAAAACCACTGCCAGGTACAGCACATAGaatgatttttatatttattctatAATGTTTAAATGGTTCCATATGCACACACTGAATACTTGACTGCAGCGGTCGGTGAGTGAGAACAAAGATGGATGCTTGAACGCTACATTGTTACAAGTACATGCATAGTCTTCTGCCAACTTTAACTTTTCTGACAGTCATATAATGAGGTATCCATATCCTCCAGGAACATTAAAAAGGAGACGAGCACAGGGTGCAAATCAACAGTCCCAGGGCCCGCGCTACCACCCCCAGCAGAGAGAGAACTATCAAATGGGACAGATGAGACGCTGAGACGCTGCTCTTCTCTTTGCCTTGGTTCCTAGTGCCTACAACGGGAGCACTTCACTCCAAAGAGTTAACCTTTACCATGCATTGTAAAGTTCAAAGAACTTGgacatgaaaaatattttaatggacAACGCCCAATGTTTTTGGGGGGGCTTAACAGTCAATCAGCACCTCAGCTCTGAGAGCCAGATTAACCGTGGTTCACATAGCTTTTATAGAAGACAAATAATTTTTCAAAGGAGGGTCAGGGGAAGAAATTCACTGATCTGTTATGTGGTCTTAATCTTTTgggttttttattctttttttttttttttatcagaatgGAGGAGAGAGAAGTAGCTTTATTAACATTGCCTTCCTCTGTCATCCATCTgtataacttttttctttctttgctgccATCATTAGCATGATAGCAGGACTGCAAGttacattaatttttttctgccaatCAAAAACAGAATTGAAACATTGTTTTGGAGGAATACTTGTATTTTGCCAGCGTGATGAGTGTTTTCAATTTGAATACTGACACAATCCAATGCTTTAGTTTTTGAGGCATACGTGTTCTGCATCCTTTTAGATGTTGTTTTGGTtcagattaaatttattttcagaatGAATATGcttatttactgttttaattCACTTTCTCAGGATCAATAAAACAATTGAAAACAAGTTTAAAGATGActgcatatatatatttcagGGTACAGTCCCTGCTGGCTGAAGCCTGTTGGAAGCAGGTCACACAATAAGAATGGCGATATATGACCTTAATTAAAATGTGTAGTCACCATTTATTAGAAACAGAGCATTTACAGGTATTGTGATCAGTTTTTGCATTCGTATTTACATCCAGGCATATAGTCTGGgaatgaaataaatgatgataaaatagctttttttccAACCTGATTGTATTGCAGCTGGTCACTGATTTACCACTCTTGtcacacatgcatttatttttacattcagAGGGAGAAGAGTTAGAGGAGAATGTTAAGCTAAACTCTGCAGACAAGGA contains:
- the adam10a gene encoding disintegrin and metalloproteinase domain-containing protein 10 produces the protein MVLFKLILMFCCLRDITGQFGNRLNKYIRHYEGLSYDTEALHNSHQRAKRALSHDRTVNLDFHAHGRYFNLRMKRDTTLFSEDLIIEVSGESTSVDTSHIYSGEIFGEKGTLAHGSVVDGRFEGFITTHQGTYYVEPSERYLQDKNVAFHSVIYHEDDIDYPHKYGSEGGCADHSVFERMRKYQTSAVQEPGKGVSSVLEGDGFDGPVILRKKRAAGKEKNTCQLFIQTDHLFFKYYGSRDAVIAQISSHVKAINSVYQGTDFTGIRNISFMVKRIRVNTTTDEKDKSNPFRFANIGVEKFLELNSEQNHNDYCLAYVFTDRDFDDGVLGLAWVGAPSGSSGGICERSRLYSDGKWKSLNTGIITVQNYASHVPPKVSHITFAHEVGHNFGSPHDSGIECTPGESKEQINKERGNYIMYARATSGDKLNNNKFSICSIRNISAVLTKKRDNCFVESGQPICGNGLVEGGEQCDCGYSDQCTDLCCYSANEEEDKKCKLKPGKVCSPSQGPCCTPECTFKDSSQGCRPESECAQQGRCNGLAAVCPTSEPKGNLTSCNKETQVCLNGVCSGSICEKYKLEVCTCASQEGPDEAAELCHVCCMEKGEPSTCSSTGSDKWVGFFNRKVTTLQPGSPCNDFKGYCDVFMRCRLVDADGPLARLKKAIFNPELYENIAEWIVAHWWAVLLMGVALIMLMAGFIKICSVHTPSNNPKLPPPKPLPGTLKRRRAQGANQQSQGPRYHPQQRENYQMGQMRR